The Methanobacterium sp. BAmetb5 genome includes a region encoding these proteins:
- the dnaJ gene encoding molecular chaperone DnaJ → MADKRDYYEVLGVEKGATKKDIKKAYRKLAMEYHPDVSEDPEAGEKFKEISEAYAVLSDEEKRNTYDQYGHAGMNGFSQEDIFNNINFEDIFRGFGFGGSSGGGGGGFESIFDLFGFGGGRRNGPQQGDDVLYEMKITLEEAAQGLEEDIEVPHKKTCPRCNGSKAEPGTESRTCDVCGGSGQVRQVQNTPLGQFATIRPCSACRGEGKIIDTPCHECHGKGIVRQKSTINVKIPAGVEDGSRLRVPGEGDVGKRGGPPGDLYVLIRVKPHQYFQREGANLHYEKPISFVQATLGDKVDVPTIDGEVELKIPAGTQTGTSFRIKGHGMPHLRWNGKGNLYVKVKVITPRKLSPRQKELLEEFADISGDEIYNEDKGFFDKVKDAISH, encoded by the coding sequence ATGGCAGATAAGCGCGATTACTACGAAGTCCTGGGAGTGGAGAAGGGAGCCACCAAGAAAGATATTAAGAAGGCCTACCGTAAACTGGCCATGGAATATCACCCTGATGTGAGCGAAGACCCGGAAGCAGGCGAAAAATTCAAAGAAATCAGCGAAGCTTACGCCGTGCTTTCTGATGAAGAGAAAAGAAACACTTACGACCAGTACGGCCACGCAGGAATGAATGGATTCAGTCAGGAAGACATCTTCAACAATATAAACTTCGAAGACATCTTCAGAGGATTCGGATTCGGAGGAAGTAGTGGTGGAGGTGGAGGTGGCTTTGAAAGCATATTCGACCTCTTTGGATTTGGAGGAGGCCGCCGCAACGGACCCCAACAGGGTGATGATGTACTATACGAAATGAAGATCACCCTGGAAGAGGCTGCCCAGGGTCTGGAAGAGGACATTGAAGTCCCCCACAAAAAAACCTGCCCTCGATGTAATGGATCAAAAGCAGAACCCGGTACTGAAAGCCGGACCTGTGATGTCTGCGGCGGAAGTGGTCAGGTGAGACAGGTGCAGAACACTCCTCTGGGCCAGTTTGCCACTATACGCCCCTGCAGTGCCTGTCGCGGGGAAGGGAAAATAATAGACACTCCCTGCCATGAATGCCATGGTAAAGGTATTGTAAGACAAAAAAGCACCATCAACGTTAAAATACCCGCAGGAGTGGAAGATGGCAGCCGCTTACGTGTTCCCGGTGAAGGTGATGTGGGTAAACGTGGCGGACCACCAGGGGATCTCTATGTCCTTATCCGGGTGAAACCCCACCAGTACTTCCAGAGGGAAGGAGCCAACCTCCACTACGAAAAACCAATCAGCTTTGTACAGGCCACCCTGGGAGATAAAGTGGATGTGCCCACCATCGATGGAGAGGTGGAGCTTAAAATACCCGCTGGAACCCAAACTGGAACATCTTTCCGTATAAAAGGTCATGGAATGCCCCATCTAAGATGGAATGGTAAGGGAAACCTTTACGTGAAAGTCAAGGTAATCACTCCCCGAAAACTCAGTCCACGTCAAAAAGAACTCTTAGAAGAGTTTGCAGATATTAGTGGAGATGAAATCTATAATGAGGACAAAGGATTTTTTGATAAGGTAAAAGATGCCATAAGTCACTGA